Proteins from a single region of Streptomyces sp. HUAS 15-9:
- a CDS encoding acetyl-CoA carboxylase family protein, translated as MTFVSPVRKLLVANRGEVACRVFRAGRALGIATVGVRSADDEASLHVRRCDELQVLAGTGPAAYLDIDAVVEAAVVSGADALHPGYGFLSESPELARACQDAGLLMVGPAAETLDLLGDKARARGLAADTGVPVLPGTHHPTEISEMLSFWDREADELGSDAAVVIKAVSGGGGRGVRVARSRAEVERAFTECAGEARRAFRNGDLYIERFLCLAHHVEVQLVGDHHGRVAHLWDRDCSIQRRHQKLIETAPSRVLAGEARSRMLEAAVRLGAAAGVVGVATVEFLAQPDGSFYFIETNPRLQVEHTVTEAVLGVDLVVLQLQLAGGASLSDLRLEQPDVPAPRGHAVQVRINAEEMRPGGEVVPSTGTLTEFETATGAGVRVEAAGYRGLTLNPRYDSLLAKVVTHAPDAGAAVRLASHALAESRIEGVRTNLALQRAVLAHPDFADGICDTAWVERNAVALLQQAAELAPLSPPPAADTASGGDESDLPGDHAVRAPLGGVVIAVEVTAGQAVACGDALFTVEAMKMQYPVQAPAAGVVTAVAVSPGETVTEGEVLVSLELTVDAAEEADDDGTSVDLNHLRPDLEALLELRHGRLDQARPDAVAKRRRRGQRTARENIAAVTDDGLVVEYGGFAVAAQRNRRELADLEAKSPADGIVTGLGRVNGDVFAEDRSTCAVLAYDYTVMAGTQGYYNHRKTDRLLEIAHQQRHPVIFFTEGGGGRPNDSDVPVVAGLHLTTFVAMGRLSGTVPTVGIAAGRCFAGNAALLGTCDVVIATEDSTIGVGGPAMIEGGGLGTFTPEEVGPITVQSRNGVVDLAVTDEAEAATVARRYLSYFQGDLPTFEIPDQRALRHVVPKNRKHVYDVRKVLSGLFDSRSVLELRAGFGTAAVTALARLDGKPVGVIANQPSAGGGAIDTPAADKIARFLQLCDAYSLPVVSLCDTPGFMVGPESEKQAAVRHFSRLFVLGGNMTVPIVTVVLRKAYGLGAMAMAAGSFHNTAITVSWPTGEFGGMGIEGAVRLGARDFLAAISDPTERQRQFEGLVALGYEQGSAVNTARHLEIDDVIDPAETRAVIAAALLARPAPPRDPWANSRRHPGIDTW; from the coding sequence ATGACCTTCGTCTCCCCCGTTCGAAAGCTCCTGGTCGCCAACCGCGGAGAGGTCGCCTGCCGTGTCTTCAGAGCAGGCCGGGCCCTGGGGATCGCGACAGTGGGCGTACGCTCCGCCGACGACGAGGCATCCCTGCACGTTCGGCGTTGTGACGAGCTCCAGGTGCTGGCGGGCACCGGTCCCGCCGCCTACCTGGACATTGACGCGGTGGTGGAGGCTGCCGTCGTTTCAGGGGCGGACGCGCTCCACCCGGGATACGGGTTCCTGTCCGAGAGCCCGGAGCTCGCCCGGGCTTGCCAGGACGCCGGTCTCCTGATGGTCGGCCCCGCTGCCGAGACCCTGGACCTCCTCGGGGACAAGGCCCGCGCGCGCGGTTTGGCCGCAGACACCGGCGTACCGGTGCTGCCGGGCACCCATCACCCGACCGAGATCTCCGAGATGCTGTCCTTCTGGGACCGCGAGGCGGACGAGCTGGGCTCCGACGCAGCCGTCGTCATCAAGGCCGTGTCCGGCGGCGGTGGCCGCGGTGTGCGCGTGGCGCGCAGCCGCGCCGAGGTTGAGCGGGCGTTCACGGAGTGCGCCGGCGAGGCCCGACGGGCTTTCAGAAACGGTGACTTGTACATCGAGCGTTTTCTCTGCCTCGCCCATCACGTCGAGGTGCAACTCGTCGGCGACCACCATGGGCGGGTCGCTCATCTGTGGGACCGGGACTGCAGCATCCAGCGGCGCCACCAGAAGCTGATCGAAACGGCCCCGAGCAGGGTCCTGGCCGGCGAGGCGCGCTCGCGGATGTTGGAGGCGGCCGTGCGCCTCGGTGCAGCGGCCGGCGTCGTCGGCGTGGCCACCGTCGAGTTCCTCGCGCAGCCGGACGGCAGCTTCTACTTCATCGAGACCAATCCCCGGCTGCAGGTCGAGCACACCGTCACCGAGGCGGTGCTCGGTGTCGACCTGGTCGTCCTCCAACTGCAGCTTGCCGGGGGTGCGTCCTTGTCGGACCTGCGGCTGGAGCAGCCCGACGTGCCGGCCCCGCGGGGCCACGCCGTCCAGGTCCGGATCAATGCGGAGGAGATGCGCCCCGGCGGCGAGGTCGTCCCCTCCACGGGCACACTCACCGAGTTTGAAACGGCGACGGGCGCCGGTGTGCGTGTCGAGGCGGCGGGCTACCGCGGTCTCACCCTCAACCCTCGCTACGACTCCCTGCTGGCAAAGGTGGTGACCCATGCCCCCGATGCCGGGGCAGCCGTGCGGCTCGCCTCCCATGCTCTTGCTGAGAGCCGCATCGAAGGTGTCCGGACCAACCTGGCGCTCCAGCGGGCCGTCCTCGCGCACCCGGACTTCGCCGACGGCATCTGCGACACCGCCTGGGTCGAGCGGAACGCCGTGGCGTTGCTGCAACAAGCCGCTGAGCTTGCACCGTTGTCCCCTCCACCAGCGGCCGATACCGCCTCGGGCGGGGACGAAAGCGACCTGCCCGGCGATCACGCCGTCCGCGCGCCCCTGGGCGGTGTGGTCATCGCGGTCGAGGTGACCGCGGGACAGGCGGTGGCGTGCGGCGACGCGCTGTTCACCGTCGAGGCCATGAAAATGCAGTATCCGGTCCAGGCGCCCGCAGCGGGCGTAGTCACCGCCGTCGCGGTCTCGCCCGGCGAAACGGTGACCGAGGGCGAAGTCCTTGTCAGCCTTGAACTGACCGTGGACGCAGCCGAGGAGGCGGACGACGACGGCACATCCGTCGATCTCAACCACCTCCGGCCCGATCTGGAAGCCCTGCTGGAGCTACGGCACGGCCGACTCGACCAGGCCCGACCGGACGCCGTCGCCAAACGGCGCCGGCGTGGGCAACGCACCGCCCGGGAGAACATCGCCGCCGTCACCGACGACGGCCTGGTCGTCGAGTACGGCGGTTTCGCGGTCGCCGCTCAGCGCAACCGACGTGAACTGGCCGACCTGGAGGCCAAGTCCCCGGCGGACGGCATCGTCACCGGCCTTGGACGCGTCAACGGCGATGTCTTCGCCGAGGACCGCTCGACCTGCGCCGTGCTGGCGTACGACTACACCGTGATGGCCGGCACTCAGGGCTACTACAACCACCGCAAGACCGATCGCCTGCTGGAGATCGCTCATCAGCAACGGCATCCGGTGATCTTCTTCACGGAGGGTGGAGGCGGAAGGCCCAATGACAGCGACGTGCCGGTCGTGGCGGGGCTTCACTTGACGACGTTCGTCGCCATGGGCCGGCTGAGCGGTACGGTGCCCACCGTCGGCATCGCGGCCGGGAGGTGTTTCGCCGGCAACGCCGCCCTGCTGGGCACCTGCGACGTCGTCATCGCCACGGAAGACTCCACCATCGGCGTGGGCGGCCCTGCGATGATCGAGGGCGGCGGCCTCGGCACCTTCACACCCGAAGAAGTCGGCCCGATCACGGTACAGAGCCGCAACGGCGTGGTGGACCTGGCCGTCACGGATGAAGCCGAGGCAGCGACGGTAGCCCGCCGGTACCTGAGTTACTTCCAGGGAGACCTGCCGACGTTCGAGATACCCGATCAACGAGCACTGCGCCACGTCGTTCCCAAGAACCGCAAGCACGTCTACGACGTGCGGAAGGTCCTCTCCGGATTGTTCGACAGCCGCTCGGTCCTGGAACTGCGCGCGGGATTCGGCACGGCAGCCGTCACCGCACTCGCTCGTCTCGACGGCAAGCCGGTCGGCGTCATCGCCAACCAGCCGTCGGCGGGCGGCGGCGCCATCGACACCCCGGCCGCGGACAAGATCGCCCGTTTCCTCCAGCTCTGCGACGCCTACTCACTGCCCGTCGTCTCCTTGTGCGACACCCCGGGATTCATGGTCGGACCCGAGTCCGAGAAACAGGCAGCCGTACGGCACTTCTCGCGTCTTTTCGTCCTCGGCGGCAACATGACGGTGCCCATCGTCACGGTCGTCCTCCGCAAGGCGTACGGGCTGGGCGCCATGGCCATGGCGGCCGGCAGCTTCCACAACACCGCCATAACCGTCAGCTGGCCGACCGGTGAGTTCGGCGGCATGGGCATCGAGGGCGCCGTACGGCTCGGCGCACGAGACTTCCTCGCGGCCATCAGCGACCCGACAGAACGGCAACGCCAGTTTGAAGGGCTCGTCGCCCTCGGCTACGAGCAGGGCAGCGCCGTCAACACCGCACGCCACCTGGAGATCGACGACGTGATCGACCCGGCCGAGACCCGAGCAGTCATCGCCGCCGCCCTTCTCGCCAGGCCCGCACCGCCACGCGACCCATGGGCCAACAGTAGGCGCCACCCCGGTATTGATACCTGGTGA
- a CDS encoding Re/Si-specific NAD(P)(+) transhydrogenase subunit alpha, with product MSAQEPSHHPPRCIGVVAESVSGETRVAATPATVRLLLGLGYEVVVESGAGEASGFGDQVYADAGAGIGEAWDADVVLKVNAPSNAEICRLRRGATVVALLTPAQKPELLRALADAGVNALALDAVPRISRAQSMDVLSSMANIAGYRAVIEAAHAFGRFFTGQVTAAGKVPPAKVLVAGAGVAGLAAIGAASSLGAIVRATDPRPEVADQVKSLGGEYLPVEAAQEASTDGYAKATSADYDRAAAELYRAQAEDVDIVITTALIPGRPAPRLLTAEDVAVMKPGSVVVDMAAAMGGNVEGTVPGRTVVTDNGVTVIGYTDLSSRLPAQASQLFGTNLVNLLKLLTPGKDGQLTVDFDDVVQRAVTVVRDGDVTWPPPPVAVSAAPAVQPAPATEAPEPKQSKLTPAWRFGLIGLGMLAMFLLVAFAPAQLAGNFTVFALAVVIGYYVIGKVHHALHTPLMSVTNAISGIVVIGALLQIGHESWIVTTLSFVAILLTSVNIFGGFAVTRRMLSMFSKG from the coding sequence ATGTCTGCTCAAGAACCCTCACACCATCCTCCCCGGTGCATCGGCGTGGTGGCCGAGTCCGTCTCCGGGGAGACGCGGGTCGCGGCGACCCCGGCGACGGTACGGCTGCTGCTGGGCCTCGGCTACGAGGTCGTCGTAGAGTCCGGGGCCGGTGAGGCCTCCGGCTTCGGTGACCAGGTGTACGCCGATGCCGGCGCGGGGATCGGCGAGGCCTGGGACGCGGATGTCGTCCTGAAGGTGAACGCCCCCTCCAACGCGGAAATCTGCCGGTTGCGAAGGGGCGCGACCGTGGTCGCCCTGCTGACCCCGGCGCAAAAGCCCGAGCTGCTCCGGGCGCTCGCCGACGCCGGGGTGAACGCCCTGGCTCTGGACGCGGTGCCGCGTATCTCGCGGGCGCAGTCGATGGACGTGCTGTCCTCGATGGCGAACATCGCCGGCTACCGCGCGGTCATCGAGGCCGCGCACGCCTTCGGACGGTTCTTCACCGGCCAGGTCACCGCGGCGGGCAAGGTGCCTCCGGCGAAGGTGCTGGTGGCCGGCGCGGGTGTGGCCGGTCTCGCGGCGATCGGCGCCGCTTCCAGTCTCGGCGCGATCGTGCGCGCCACCGACCCGCGGCCGGAGGTCGCGGACCAGGTGAAGTCGCTGGGCGGCGAGTACCTGCCGGTGGAAGCCGCTCAGGAGGCGAGTACCGACGGCTATGCCAAGGCGACCTCCGCCGACTACGACCGCGCCGCGGCCGAGCTCTACCGCGCGCAGGCCGAGGACGTGGACATCGTGATCACCACCGCGCTGATCCCGGGCCGGCCGGCGCCGCGCCTGCTGACGGCAGAGGACGTGGCCGTCATGAAGCCGGGCAGCGTCGTCGTCGACATGGCCGCCGCGATGGGCGGCAACGTCGAGGGGACCGTGCCGGGGCGGACGGTGGTGACCGACAACGGCGTCACCGTCATCGGCTACACCGACCTGTCCTCCCGGCTCCCGGCCCAGGCCTCGCAGCTGTTCGGCACCAACCTGGTGAACCTGCTGAAGCTGCTCACTCCCGGCAAGGACGGGCAGCTGACGGTCGACTTCGACGACGTTGTGCAGCGGGCGGTGACCGTGGTGCGCGACGGCGACGTCACCTGGCCGCCGCCGCCCGTCGCGGTCTCGGCCGCGCCCGCCGTTCAGCCCGCTCCCGCCACCGAAGCGCCCGAACCGAAGCAGTCGAAGCTGACGCCTGCGTGGCGCTTCGGCCTGATCGGGCTCGGGATGCTAGCGATGTTCTTGCTGGTGGCCTTCGCTCCCGCGCAACTCGCGGGCAACTTCACCGTGTTCGCGCTGGCGGTGGTGATCGGCTACTACGTCATCGGTAAGGTGCATCATGCGCTGCACACCCCGCTGATGTCGGTGACCAACGCAATCTCCGGGATCGTCGTGATCGGCGCCTTGCTGCAGATCGGGCACGAGAGCTGGATCGTCACCACGCTGTCCTTCGTGGCGATCCTGCTGACGAGCGTCAACATCTTCGGAGGTTTCGCCGTCACCCGCCGCATGCTGTCCATGTTCTCGAAAGGCTGA